Below is a window of Chloroflexota bacterium DNA.
GGGACACACTTCGCCGTCCGCGAGCTGGAAACATCGCCCCTCATCGTTCCGTCGGTCAAGCCACTGCTCATCAGCCAGCTGCTGCTCACCGGTATCTGGCTGACCAGCATGGCGGGAAGCCTGCTGGCGATCTTTTCCGCGGCGGGAACCATCAGTGGGGAGGTCGAAAATTCGACGCTCCATGCCATCGCGGCCAAGCCCGTTGCGCGCTGGGAGATCGTCGTCGGGAAGTGGCTGGGGCTTGCTGGCATGGCCGCCGCCTATACCGCAATTGTCGCGACCATCGTCATCGGGATCGTTTGGCTGCGGGCTGGGTTCGCAGGAACGAGCCCGTTGGTCGCCGTATTGGCGCTCGCCATGCAGACGATCGTGCTCCTCTCCCTGACGGTGCTGGCCAGCGCGTGGCTTCCGTCCCTGGCAACGGGCATCGGGGTGTTCCTGCTCCATGCCATAGCAATGGCCGGCGGCGTCGAAGAGCAACTCGGTTTCATACTCAAGAACCAAACGATGCAGGACGCCGGCGTCTGGATCAGCATCGCCGTTCCCAGTGACGCGATGGAGAAGCTGGCGGCGGCTGCCCTTCAGGCGACGTCGGGGTCGACCCTTCCGATGCCGGGCCCACTCAGCGTGCTGGCGCCGCCCAGCCCGTGGATGGTCGGCTACGCGGGCCTCTACGTCGTGTTCTGTCTCCTGGTCGCGGTCCTCCGTTTCGAGGGGAAGGACCTCTGACCGGCCAGCCGGACCCATACAATGGGGGACGAGTGGGCTCAAGAAGCGCTGTTGCATCGAGGTCCGAGCTGTGAAGCTTCCGAAGGGCGTGGCCAGCCGATACGTTGCCGTAGGACCGATTCGCACGCACTATCTGGAGGCCGGTTCGGGAGAGCCGGTGGTTCTCCTGCACAGCGCGGAGTTCGGCGGGCGAGCGGAGTTCAGCTGGCGCCACAATATCGCGGCGCTCGCCGAACACTTTCACGTTTTCGCGCCCGACATGGTGGGCTTCGGGGGAACCGATAAGATCTACAACTTCACCGATCCAGCAGGCTTTCGCATCCGTTTCATCCGGGACTGGATGAACACGCTCTGCATTCCGTCGGCGCACTTCATCGGGAACTCCTTCGGCGGATCGCTGATTCTCTCGGTCGCGGCGAGCCGCCCGACGCCGTGGAACATTCGGTCCATCGTGACGTCGAGCGGCGGCGGATTCGCGCCCGTCAACGATGCGCGGACCACCCTGAACGACTACGATGGGTCGCGAGACTGGATGCGACGAATTCTCCAGGTCCTCTTCTGGGATGAGCGCTGGTGGTCAGATGAGGAAGTAGAGGAGCGGTGGCAGGCGAGTTGTGAGCCAGGCACCTGGGCTGCCACAGCCGCGGCTCGGCTCACATTACCCGGGCTGCCCCGTGCCACTCCGCCCGAGCGACCGGATTACCGAATGATTGCCGTTCCGACGCTGATTACCGGCGGGGCGGAGGATCTGCTGCGCGAGCCGGGGACGTGGGAGGATCTTCATCGGCAGATCCCGAACGCGGAGCTCCACATTTTTCCGCGGGCGCGTCATTGTCCGCACATCGAATTTGCCGACGAGTTCAACCGGCTGGCGACGGAGTTCATCTCGCGCCACTTAACGGGCGAGGTCCTGGCGGGAGACTAGCCGGATAGCCTAGGCTTGCCGGGCCTCGTGGCCGTAGTAGCCAACCTCGAGCCGCTCCGCGATGATCTGGAGCTTGCGGTCAACCGCCTCCTCGACGTCGATCTCGAGGTGGTTTGCGAGCACGACGCTGAGGATCACGACGTCAGCCAGCTCGTCGGCGATGGCGCGGCGCGCATCAGCGGGAATTGACGAAAAGCCGTTCGCGGAGCCAATGCGCGGGTCGGTGCGCCAGAGCTTCTTGATGGCGTCCGCAACCTCACCAGCCTCGCCCAGAAGGCTGACCGCCAGATAGCCCGGGCCAAGCGACTCGAACCGCTGCGAATCAAACTCC
It encodes the following:
- a CDS encoding alpha/beta hydrolase; the protein is MKLPKGVASRYVAVGPIRTHYLEAGSGEPVVLLHSAEFGGRAEFSWRHNIAALAEHFHVFAPDMVGFGGTDKIYNFTDPAGFRIRFIRDWMNTLCIPSAHFIGNSFGGSLILSVAASRPTPWNIRSIVTSSGGGFAPVNDARTTLNDYDGSRDWMRRILQVLFWDERWWSDEEVEERWQASCEPGTWAATAAARLTLPGLPRATPPERPDYRMIAVPTLITGGAEDLLREPGTWEDLHRQIPNAELHIFPRARHCPHIEFADEFNRLATEFISRHLTGEVLAGD
- a CDS encoding ABC transporter permease subunit — its product is MKWLVLAKFTFHEAIRKRIVLAAAVMTVLFLALYALGTHFAVRELETSPLIVPSVKPLLISQLLLTGIWLTSMAGSLLAIFSAAGTISGEVENSTLHAIAAKPVARWEIVVGKWLGLAGMAAAYTAIVATIVIGIVWLRAGFAGTSPLVAVLALAMQTIVLLSLTVLASAWLPSLATGIGVFLLHAIAMAGGVEEQLGFILKNQTMQDAGVWISIAVPSDAMEKLAAAALQATSGSTLPMPGPLSVLAPPSPWMVGYAGLYVVFCLLVAVLRFEGKDL
- a CDS encoding MazG-like family protein, which gives rise to MWNMQSRIAEFDSQRFESLGPGYLAVSLLGEAGEVADAIKKLWRTDPRIGSANGFSSIPADARRAIADELADVVILSVVLANHLEIDVEEAVDRKLQIIAERLEVGYYGHEARQA